A window from Halomicrobium urmianum encodes these proteins:
- a CDS encoding radical SAM protein, producing MTADPAELDVTVVDGYVDEPAHFGVPPYVSTYPRYTAGALVDAGVPRERITYHTIDALRDDPDRWRDVEEADLLIYVGGMTVPGSYVGGTPAEPDEVRRLAWTADGVSMMGGPVRFGVSEANEGASETERDDLDFDFLAMADVEAAAYDLVDSGLEGFEDRYRGVPEETRWARQGAFVVEQHPNHPDYLIAELETSRGCPYRCSFCTEPMYGDPDFRPPESVVDEVDALSDHGVANFRLGRQADILAYGGDGEAPNPDALRELYGGIREVAPDLETLHLDNMNPITVVKWPELAREGIRIIAEHNTPGDTAAFGLESADPVVQEENNLNVTAEECFEAVKIVNEEGGWRPGEEPGSGPSWGDAAADRLPKLLPGINLVHGLKGERRETFEHNREFLQRVYDEGYVLRRVNIRQVMAFEGTDMADTGAEIAHDHKKLFKQYKREVREEIDNPMLQRLAPPGTVLPDVTLEYHQDGKTFGRQLGTYPLLVAIPGERELGRTIDVAVTDHGYRSVTGVPYPLDLNDASMDELTAIPGVGKSTAGDIVVDRPHDSVAEVGTDLERFAVVRSSERAD from the coding sequence ATGACCGCAGACCCCGCCGAACTCGACGTGACCGTCGTCGACGGCTACGTCGACGAGCCGGCCCACTTCGGGGTCCCGCCGTACGTCTCGACGTACCCGCGCTACACGGCCGGGGCGCTCGTCGACGCCGGCGTCCCGCGCGAGCGGATCACCTACCACACCATCGACGCGCTCCGCGACGACCCCGACCGCTGGCGAGACGTCGAGGAGGCCGACCTGCTGATCTACGTCGGCGGGATGACCGTCCCCGGCAGCTACGTCGGCGGGACGCCCGCCGAGCCCGACGAGGTCCGGCGGCTGGCCTGGACCGCCGACGGCGTCTCGATGATGGGCGGCCCCGTCCGCTTCGGGGTCAGCGAGGCCAACGAGGGCGCCAGCGAGACCGAACGGGACGACCTGGACTTCGACTTCCTCGCGATGGCCGACGTCGAGGCCGCCGCCTACGACCTCGTCGACAGCGGCCTGGAGGGCTTCGAGGACCGCTACCGCGGCGTCCCCGAGGAGACCCGCTGGGCGCGGCAGGGCGCCTTCGTCGTCGAACAGCATCCTAACCACCCCGACTACCTCATCGCCGAACTGGAGACGTCGCGGGGCTGTCCGTACCGGTGTTCGTTCTGTACGGAACCGATGTACGGCGACCCCGACTTCCGACCGCCCGAGAGCGTCGTCGACGAGGTCGACGCCCTGTCTGATCACGGCGTGGCGAACTTCCGGCTCGGCCGGCAGGCCGACATCCTCGCCTACGGCGGCGACGGCGAGGCGCCCAACCCCGACGCGCTCCGGGAACTGTACGGCGGCATCCGCGAGGTGGCGCCCGACCTGGAGACGCTGCACCTCGACAACATGAACCCCATCACCGTCGTGAAGTGGCCGGAGTTGGCCCGCGAGGGGATCCGGATCATCGCCGAGCACAACACGCCCGGCGACACCGCCGCCTTCGGCCTCGAATCGGCCGATCCGGTGGTCCAGGAGGAGAACAACCTTAACGTCACCGCCGAGGAGTGCTTCGAGGCCGTGAAGATCGTCAACGAGGAGGGCGGCTGGCGGCCGGGCGAGGAGCCCGGCAGCGGGCCGAGCTGGGGCGACGCCGCCGCCGACCGCCTCCCCAAGCTGCTCCCGGGCATCAACCTCGTCCACGGACTCAAGGGCGAGCGCCGGGAGACCTTCGAGCACAACCGGGAGTTCCTCCAGCGCGTCTACGACGAGGGGTACGTGCTCCGCCGGGTGAACATCCGCCAGGTGATGGCCTTCGAGGGAACCGACATGGCCGACACCGGCGCCGAGATCGCCCACGACCACAAGAAGCTGTTCAAGCAGTACAAGCGCGAGGTCCGCGAAGAGATCGACAACCCGATGCTCCAGCGGCTGGCGCCGCCGGGCACCGTCCTCCCCGACGTCACGCTGGAGTACCACCAGGACGGCAAGACCTTCGGCCGCCAGCTGGGCACCTACCCGCTGCTGGTCGCGATTCCGGGCGAGCGGGAGCTCGGACGCACGATCGACGTCGCGGTCACCGACCACGGCTACCGCTCCGTGACTGGCGTCCCCTATCCGCTCGACCTCAACGACGCCTCGATGGACGAGCTAACGGCGATTCCGGGGGTCGGGAAGAGCACCGCCGGCGACATCGTCGTCGACCGCCCGCACGACTCCGTCGCCGAGGTCGGCACCGACCTCGAACGGTTCGCCGTCGTCCGCTCCTCCGAGCGCGCGGACTGA
- a CDS encoding cellulase family glycosylhydrolase, producing MTRDTNRTTDARANESNTGRVASGSSRRDFLKATAGAGALAVSVGSGVVGTSAAGIPTPRLTVDGNLITDPQGEPVKLRGLNIADPKRMNVTAPARGKTAEQLIRLLTSADEGWYPRVIRVPVQPTDIGEHPPGPIAEENGDDPAPPVPAFDQDQLEAYLETYLDPVVELCEQRGVYCIVDYHRHWKGVQWAESQKGPINEPLQEEVLSFWQTVAPRYADSSHVFFEIYNEPTEPGFYSSRYKDGEPAPWMQDKWDMWREMAQPWVDAIREHSENLIIVGSPGWSQTPEGATIYGEFEGANLSYAYHTYPGHAANNENTWAEQGGHDYSGVEGAFEEVPLFVTEFGWQDNFSDHQPHRHIRGTTEGFGRPFIDWLESEPSLHWTAWCADPVWLPAMFEHAFETSGETDAVGNPYEGEIPTHCEDLPCEWELRGDPDMGVLIKETLVETREDGIPSGDGGDTPTEDTPTDDGPNWPDGATDPDGDGAYEDLNGNGEADYSDVVEYFENMDSEGMQNNVEYYDYNGNGNVDYADLVELFNEI from the coding sequence ATGACCAGAGACACGAACAGAACCACGGACGCGCGCGCGAACGAATCGAACACCGGCCGAGTCGCGTCGGGCTCGTCCCGGCGGGACTTCCTCAAGGCGACGGCGGGCGCCGGTGCGCTCGCAGTCAGCGTGGGGAGCGGCGTCGTCGGCACGTCGGCCGCGGGGATTCCGACCCCTCGGCTGACCGTCGATGGTAACCTGATCACGGACCCACAGGGCGAGCCGGTGAAACTACGCGGGCTGAACATCGCCGACCCCAAGCGGATGAACGTGACCGCGCCCGCGCGCGGCAAGACCGCCGAGCAGCTGATCCGGCTCCTGACGAGCGCCGACGAGGGGTGGTACCCGCGGGTGATCCGGGTGCCCGTCCAGCCGACCGACATCGGCGAGCATCCGCCGGGGCCGATCGCGGAAGAGAACGGGGACGATCCGGCGCCGCCGGTGCCGGCGTTCGACCAAGACCAGCTCGAGGCGTACCTCGAAACGTACCTGGACCCGGTCGTCGAGCTCTGCGAGCAGCGTGGCGTCTACTGCATCGTCGACTACCACCGCCACTGGAAGGGCGTCCAGTGGGCGGAGAGCCAGAAGGGCCCGATCAACGAGCCGCTGCAGGAGGAAGTGCTCAGCTTCTGGCAGACGGTCGCGCCCCGGTACGCCGATAGCAGCCACGTGTTCTTCGAGATCTACAACGAGCCGACCGAGCCGGGCTTCTACAGTTCGCGGTACAAGGACGGCGAGCCCGCCCCCTGGATGCAGGACAAGTGGGACATGTGGCGCGAGATGGCCCAGCCGTGGGTCGACGCGATCCGTGAGCACTCGGAGAACCTGATCATCGTCGGGTCCCCGGGCTGGAGCCAGACGCCCGAGGGGGCGACCATCTACGGCGAGTTCGAGGGCGCGAACCTCTCGTACGCCTACCACACCTATCCCGGCCACGCGGCCAACAACGAGAACACCTGGGCCGAACAGGGCGGCCACGACTACAGCGGCGTCGAGGGCGCCTTCGAGGAAGTGCCGCTGTTCGTCACCGAGTTCGGCTGGCAGGACAACTTCTCGGACCACCAGCCGCACCGGCACATCAGGGGCACCACCGAGGGGTTCGGACGGCCCTTTATCGACTGGCTTGAGTCCGAGCCGTCGCTGCACTGGACGGCGTGGTGCGCCGATCCGGTGTGGCTGCCGGCGATGTTCGAGCACGCCTTCGAGACCAGCGGCGAGACCGACGCAGTCGGGAACCCCTACGAGGGGGAGATTCCGACCCACTGCGAGGACCTGCCCTGCGAGTGGGAGCTGCGCGGCGACCCCGACATGGGCGTCCTGATCAAGGAGACGCTCGTCGAGACGCGCGAGGACGGGATCCCAAGCGGCGACGGCGGCGATACGCCGACCGAGGACACGCCCACCGACGACGGTCCGAACTGGCCCGATGGCGCGACGGACCCGGACGGCGACGGGGCTTACGAGGACCTCAACGGCAACGGCGAGGCCGACTACTCCGACGTCGTCGAGTACTTCGAGAACATGGACAGCGAGGGGATGCAGAATAACGTCGAGTACTACGACTACAACGGCAACGGCAACGTCGACTACGCCGACCTCGTCGAACTGTTCAACGAGATCTGA
- a CDS encoding fibronectin type III domain-containing protein, protein MTNDDFNADAQSDKQVASDGSGTTRRTVLKGATATAAGLTLGSSMVGNSMAQAGQGIPTPKLEREGNKLVDECGNEVILRGVNIVDPARANRGWRGATADEMIEMATANTDWPNTVIRLPMQPQDISAAPDRSGNNESHHIHGDNWGPALPVAFTQEELDTYLERFVDPLVDMAAERGFYIQLDYHRHYPIFHQAQYEDEVSEWQRCGNETFEYDYGMCGERGVLWHGADQVDEIQSLDGAPDDAYFETQSSEVNNDGGANVAEAFDEEMTMFWSTVADRYADMPHVIFDIFNEPTGPYAGDWGAPDREPGEGGEVGLNTDVQHENAEPFWELFLERVAPWIKVVEENAPGSVKTVGSPRWSQYTYWAKDHEVQDVGSTYSDITNMCYTGHRYTHESLQPMSEYYGAAAEEVPVFFNEWGWFVGGGNNDFVFIDGATEEYPSDADRGSDWVETSAKANQAEDYQTFFDEYPVHPIAWNFDHTWDPPFFQGEAFDELVEYNRGHAQWWQEYVQSHADADLPQDPDSSDCTTTPEPTGPSAPSNLSQYDATNSSITVTWDEPSETGAGIDYYSVEAAGISKQVSDTMATFEGLDSGTDYDVSVTAVDTGGNTSGAATVTASTDTSNGGGTTPSPEAEVYLEMASTTDSGMAKANIMLSQAPSGLSGYRVAVSVADTSVATIANAMLENSPMQTLGDYPQYSDDGSTVTIAGADLSENVTDGAEDVQLGSVTFQAETDSGSTDVVVAVQNIDNNAGDDIPVSTAGTTLEIGTGGGPGDINGNEPTDPDGDGSYEDLNGNGEVDYDDIVIYFNHMEEPELTDYVDYYDFNDNGDIDFDDVVQLFGEVN, encoded by the coding sequence ATGACGAACGACGACTTCAACGCGGATGCACAGAGCGACAAGCAGGTCGCGTCCGACGGTTCGGGCACGACGCGCCGGACCGTCCTGAAGGGCGCGACGGCGACGGCGGCCGGGCTCACGCTCGGATCGTCGATGGTCGGGAACTCGATGGCCCAGGCCGGCCAGGGCATCCCGACGCCGAAGCTCGAGCGCGAGGGTAACAAGCTGGTCGACGAGTGCGGCAACGAGGTCATCCTCCGCGGGGTCAACATCGTCGACCCCGCCCGCGCGAACCGGGGATGGCGCGGCGCCACGGCTGACGAGATGATCGAGATGGCCACGGCCAACACCGACTGGCCGAACACGGTCATCCGGCTGCCGATGCAGCCCCAGGACATCAGCGCCGCGCCCGACCGCAGCGGCAACAACGAGTCCCACCACATCCACGGCGACAACTGGGGTCCGGCCCTGCCGGTCGCGTTCACCCAGGAGGAGCTCGACACGTACCTCGAGCGGTTCGTGGACCCGCTGGTCGACATGGCCGCGGAGCGCGGCTTCTACATCCAGCTCGACTACCACCGCCACTACCCGATCTTCCACCAGGCCCAGTACGAGGACGAGGTCAGCGAGTGGCAGCGGTGTGGCAACGAGACCTTCGAGTACGACTACGGCATGTGCGGCGAGCGCGGTGTGCTCTGGCACGGTGCCGACCAGGTCGACGAGATCCAGAGTCTCGACGGTGCGCCGGACGACGCCTACTTCGAGACCCAGTCCTCGGAGGTCAACAACGACGGTGGAGCGAACGTCGCCGAGGCGTTCGACGAGGAGATGACGATGTTCTGGAGCACGGTGGCGGACCGTTACGCCGACATGCCCCACGTCATCTTCGACATCTTCAACGAGCCGACCGGCCCCTACGCCGGCGACTGGGGCGCACCTGACCGCGAGCCCGGTGAGGGCGGCGAAGTCGGTCTCAACACCGACGTCCAGCACGAGAACGCCGAGCCGTTCTGGGAGCTGTTCCTGGAGCGCGTCGCGCCGTGGATCAAGGTCGTCGAGGAGAACGCGCCCGGCAGCGTCAAGACGGTCGGGTCGCCGCGGTGGAGCCAGTACACCTACTGGGCGAAGGACCACGAGGTCCAGGACGTCGGCTCCACGTATAGCGACATCACCAACATGTGCTACACGGGCCACCGCTACACGCACGAGAGCCTCCAGCCCATGAGCGAGTACTACGGGGCGGCCGCCGAGGAAGTCCCGGTGTTCTTCAACGAGTGGGGCTGGTTCGTCGGTGGCGGCAACAACGACTTCGTGTTCATCGACGGTGCCACCGAGGAGTACCCCAGCGACGCCGACCGCGGCTCGGACTGGGTGGAGACCAGCGCGAAGGCCAACCAGGCCGAGGACTACCAGACGTTCTTCGACGAGTACCCGGTCCATCCGATCGCCTGGAACTTCGACCATACCTGGGACCCGCCGTTCTTCCAGGGCGAGGCATTCGACGAACTGGTCGAGTACAACCGCGGCCACGCCCAGTGGTGGCAGGAGTACGTCCAGAGCCACGCGGACGCGGACCTGCCCCAGGACCCCGACAGCTCCGACTGTACGACCACGCCCGAACCCACCGGTCCGTCGGCGCCGTCGAACCTCTCGCAGTACGACGCCACGAACTCCTCGATCACGGTCACGTGGGACGAGCCCAGCGAGACGGGCGCGGGCATCGACTACTACAGCGTCGAGGCCGCCGGCATCAGCAAGCAGGTCTCGGACACGATGGCCACCTTCGAGGGCCTCGACTCCGGCACGGACTACGACGTCTCCGTCACGGCCGTCGACACCGGTGGTAACACGTCCGGCGCGGCCACGGTCACGGCTTCGACGGACACCAGCAACGGTGGCGGTACGACGCCCAGCCCCGAAGCCGAGGTCTACCTCGAGATGGCATCGACCACGGACAGCGGCATGGCCAAGGCGAACATCATGCTCTCGCAGGCCCCCTCGGGCCTGTCGGGCTACCGCGTCGCCGTCAGCGTCGCAGACACCTCAGTCGCGACGATCGCGAACGCCATGCTGGAGAACAGTCCGATGCAGACGCTGGGCGACTACCCCCAGTACTCCGACGACGGCTCCACGGTGACTATCGCCGGTGCCGACCTCTCGGAGAACGTCACCGACGGCGCCGAGGACGTCCAGCTCGGCTCGGTCACCTTCCAGGCGGAGACCGACTCCGGTTCGACCGACGTCGTGGTCGCCGTCCAGAACATCGACAACAACGCCGGCGACGACATCCCGGTGTCGACCGCGGGCACGACCCTGGAGATCGGCACGGGCGGCGGTCCCGGTGACATCAACGGCAACGAGCCGACGGACCCGGACGGCGACGGCAGCTACGAGGACCTCAACGGCAACGGCGAGGTCGACTACGACGACATCGTCATCTACTTCAACCACATGGAGGAGCCGGAGCTGACCGACTACGTCGACTACTACGACTTCAACGACAACGGCGACATCGACTTCGACGACGTCGTCCAGCTGTTCGGCGAAGTCAACTGA
- a CDS encoding beta strand repeat-containing protein — translation MKEGNYDRADGSASGNNQPGGGRTSRRDFLKVTAGAGAVATGAVGAATAQESTLVVNDFEGDPSYPDQNDLENWTGAGSFANGGGTGEVSDGVLRLEYDNAGWFGTNVNQDVGDYSRLEFVVRGDSGGEESHFTLNVGGTQTLLADLTDDSIGTEFSTVAVDLDDLGVSGSVSAVRLNFWQQNSGAIEIDTIRFASGSTSTPPPTETTTEPTETTTEPTPEPGDQTVSVELSDDSIASGGSTEADVVLGEAPGGVSGFDLSVEVSDTSVATIESVSVEGTEFSTVGESSSVSSDGSSATVEAADLSESVPDGTSDVALATVTLSGENPGEAEVSVDVSVNVDRLDDNDGNDIPVSTQGSSLTVEPGETPTADQTVSIELDDSSIEADGSTAADVVLSEAPNGVFGFDLSVAVSDTDVATTDSVSVEDTEFSTVGESATVSDDGSTATVSDDGSTATVEAADLSEAIGEGASDVTLTTLSLSGENPGEVEVSVDVSVDVDRLDDDDDGNDISVDTEGATLTVGSGEPPAGSTVAVELEDSSIAADGSTQAVAVLDSAPDGVSGYDLSVAVSDTSVATIDSIGVEGTEFSTVGDSATVSDDGSSATVEAADLSEAVQGGASDVALATVTLAGEAEGSADVSVDVDRLDDDEGNDVSVSTESAMLSVRPGTGGDGPTVSVDLSSQSIPSDGSTEAALTLAEAPDGVSGYDLSVAVSDTGVATIEEIATGSGFTSPGDSTSVTDDGSSATLSAADLSESVEAGASDVTLGALTLDAQGQGDVEVSVSVDEMDDDNGQAVSASTESATLSVGSGPGGDYPIGVDFSMESVAPDGTAEAAITLDEAPDGVSGFELSIAVSDTGVATIESVASGSGFTSPGDSTSVSSDGSSATISGADLSESVQDGATDVRLGTVTLATHATGETIVDASVEAMDDDDGGAMDIGAGRATLSVGEDNRGSGGVEPVNGVVPQDNDGDGLYEDLNGNGQVEFTDVIKFDYQRNDPAIQNNSDAYDFNENGRLDLDDVVSLFREMAENGS, via the coding sequence ATGAAGGAAGGTAATTACGATCGCGCAGATGGGAGTGCATCGGGCAACAACCAGCCTGGCGGGGGACGAACGTCTCGTCGGGACTTCCTGAAGGTGACCGCGGGCGCCGGTGCCGTCGCAACCGGCGCCGTCGGAGCGGCCACCGCACAGGAGAGTACGCTCGTCGTCAACGACTTCGAGGGAGATCCGTCGTATCCCGACCAGAACGACCTCGAGAACTGGACGGGGGCCGGATCGTTCGCCAACGGTGGCGGAACCGGCGAGGTCAGTGACGGCGTACTGCGACTCGAGTACGACAACGCCGGCTGGTTCGGCACCAACGTCAACCAGGACGTCGGCGACTACTCGCGGCTCGAATTCGTCGTCCGCGGCGACTCGGGCGGCGAGGAGAGCCACTTCACACTCAACGTCGGCGGCACCCAGACGCTGCTGGCCGACCTGACCGACGACTCGATCGGGACGGAGTTCTCGACGGTCGCGGTCGATCTCGACGACCTCGGAGTGAGCGGATCTGTCAGTGCCGTCCGGCTCAACTTCTGGCAGCAGAACTCCGGTGCGATCGAGATCGACACGATCCGGTTCGCGTCGGGTTCGACCTCGACGCCCCCGCCGACGGAGACGACCACGGAGCCGACGGAGACGACCACGGAGCCGACCCCGGAGCCCGGCGACCAGACGGTGTCGGTCGAGCTGTCCGACGACTCCATCGCGTCCGGCGGATCGACCGAGGCCGACGTCGTGCTCGGCGAGGCCCCGGGTGGCGTCTCCGGATTCGACCTCTCGGTCGAGGTCTCGGACACGTCGGTTGCGACCATCGAGTCGGTCAGCGTCGAGGGCACGGAGTTCTCGACGGTCGGCGAGTCGTCGAGCGTGTCCTCTGACGGCTCGTCGGCGACCGTCGAGGCCGCCGACCTCAGCGAGTCCGTCCCCGACGGCACCTCGGACGTGGCGCTGGCGACGGTCACGCTGTCCGGCGAGAACCCGGGCGAAGCCGAGGTCTCCGTCGACGTCTCCGTGAACGTCGACCGCCTCGACGACAACGACGGCAACGACATCCCCGTCTCCACGCAGGGGTCGTCGCTGACCGTCGAACCCGGCGAGACGCCGACCGCCGACCAGACGGTGTCGATCGAACTGGACGACTCGTCGATCGAGGCCGACGGATCCACCGCCGCCGACGTCGTACTGTCAGAAGCGCCCAACGGCGTCTTCGGGTTCGACCTCTCGGTTGCGGTCTCGGACACCGACGTCGCCACGACCGACTCGGTCAGCGTCGAGGACACGGAGTTCTCGACGGTGGGCGAGTCGGCGACCGTCTCCGACGACGGCTCGACTGCGACCGTCTCCGACGACGGCTCGACTGCGACCGTCGAGGCCGCCGACCTCAGCGAGGCCATCGGGGAGGGGGCCTCGGACGTCACCCTGACGACGCTCTCGCTGTCCGGCGAGAATCCGGGCGAGGTCGAGGTCTCCGTCGACGTCTCGGTCGACGTCGACCGCCTCGACGACGACGACGACGGCAACGACATCTCGGTCGACACCGAAGGCGCCACGCTGACGGTCGGCTCCGGCGAACCGCCCGCGGGCTCGACCGTGGCCGTCGAACTGGAGGACTCGTCGATCGCGGCCGACGGATCGACTCAGGCCGTGGCCGTCCTCGACTCGGCGCCCGACGGCGTCTCCGGGTACGACCTGTCGGTGGCGGTCTCTGACACGTCGGTCGCGACCATCGACTCGATCGGCGTCGAGGGCACGGAGTTCTCGACGGTGGGCGACTCGGCGACCGTCTCGGACGACGGCTCGTCGGCGACCGTCGAGGCCGCCGACCTCAGCGAGGCCGTTCAGGGCGGCGCCTCGGACGTGGCGCTGGCGACGGTCACGCTGGCCGGTGAGGCCGAGGGCAGCGCCGACGTTTCCGTCGACGTCGATCGCCTGGACGACGACGAGGGTAACGACGTCTCGGTCTCGACCGAGAGCGCGATGCTGTCGGTCAGACCGGGCACCGGCGGCGACGGGCCGACCGTCTCGGTCGACCTGTCCAGCCAGTCGATCCCCTCGGACGGCTCGACGGAGGCCGCCCTCACGCTGGCGGAGGCGCCCGACGGCGTCTCCGGGTACGACCTGTCGGTCGCGGTCTCCGACACCGGCGTCGCGACCATCGAGGAGATCGCCACCGGGTCCGGGTTCACCTCGCCCGGCGACTCGACGAGCGTGACCGACGACGGTTCGTCGGCGACGCTGTCGGCGGCTGACCTCAGCGAGAGCGTCGAGGCCGGCGCCAGCGACGTGACGCTCGGCGCGCTCACCCTGGACGCCCAGGGACAGGGCGACGTCGAGGTCTCCGTGTCGGTCGATGAGATGGACGACGACAACGGGCAGGCCGTCTCGGCCTCGACCGAGAGTGCGACGCTGTCGGTCGGATCTGGCCCCGGTGGCGACTACCCGATCGGCGTCGACTTCTCGATGGAGTCGGTCGCTCCGGACGGCACCGCCGAGGCCGCCATCACGCTCGACGAGGCACCCGACGGCGTCTCCGGGTTCGAGCTGTCGATCGCGGTCTCCGACACCGGCGTCGCGACCATCGAATCGGTCGCCTCCGGCTCCGGGTTCACCTCGCCCGGCGACTCGACGAGCGTGTCCTCGGACGGTTCGTCGGCGACCATCTCGGGCGCCGACCTCAGCGAATCCGTCCAGGACGGCGCCACCGACGTGCGGCTGGGGACGGTGACGCTGGCGACGCACGCGACGGGCGAGACGATCGTCGACGCCTCCGTCGAGGCGATGGACGACGACGACGGCGGCGCGATGGACATCGGGGCCGGTCGGGCGACGCTGAGCGTCGGCGAAGACAACCGCGGCAGCGGCGGCGTCGAACCCGTCAACGGCGTCGTGCCGCAGGACAACGACGGCGACGGTCTCTACGAGGACCTGAACGGCAACGGTCAGGTCGAGTTCACCGACGTCATCAAGTTCGACTACCAGCGCAACGACCCGGCGATCCAGAACAACAGCGACGCCTACGACTTCAACGAGAACGGTCGGCTGGACCTTGACGACGTGGTCTCGCTGTTCAGAGAGATGGCCGAGAACGGCAGCTGA
- a CDS encoding lysylphosphatidylglycerol synthase domain-containing protein, translated as MTDVEVSVVLPAYNEEGTLEETVEVTLSTLASFLPSESFEVIVAEDGCDDRTPEIADRLADEDERVRHIHSDERLGRGGALEYAFRRAEGSTLVYFDTDLATDMKHLEALVESVRSGEYDVATGSRWMPENQADRPAKRGIPSLGYNTLVRLFLRSDLRDHQCGFKSFSRAAFESLSDDVEDEHWFWDTEMLVRAQRAGYRVREFPVDWEPKGDTKVDLVRDVFGMGSQIVRTWWQLSVDPRIDRRVSMTAGSLLVIAALVLAVTVVFDVSAVFESIAAADRQLVALSGVVYLLSWPLRGLRYRDILDRLGHDSDTWFLTGAIFISQTGNLVFPARLGDGVRAYVVKARRSIPYPTGFASLAIERVFDLLAITVLAGSVLVGLVATGGTEQIAEAIAADVPPVDVGGETLRPKAAAMTAMRVAAAVGAVAVLAVGVIVVNARRDGNLVRQAVTALSSDSYADYVAGVIEQFVGDVERVVSDRGAFLRVGVGSLVIWVVDVLTALVVFAAFPGSETAMTASLVAAAFFAVSVGNLAKVLPLSPGGIGLYEGAFTLIVVGLTPISAPVAIAISIVDHAVKNAVTILGGVASMAWLNVSLTTAVEESREAGDVEAATAAED; from the coding sequence ATGACAGACGTCGAGGTGAGCGTCGTTCTCCCGGCGTACAACGAGGAGGGGACGCTGGAGGAGACCGTCGAGGTGACGCTGTCGACGCTCGCCTCCTTCCTCCCGAGCGAGAGCTTCGAGGTCATCGTCGCCGAGGACGGGTGCGACGACCGGACGCCCGAGATCGCCGATCGGCTCGCCGACGAGGACGAGCGCGTCCGCCACATCCACAGCGACGAGCGCCTCGGCCGCGGGGGCGCCCTGGAGTACGCCTTCCGCCGGGCCGAGGGGTCGACGCTGGTCTACTTCGACACGGACCTGGCGACGGACATGAAGCACCTCGAAGCGCTCGTCGAGTCCGTCCGGTCCGGCGAGTACGACGTCGCCACGGGCTCGCGCTGGATGCCGGAGAACCAGGCCGACCGCCCCGCCAAGCGCGGCATCCCGAGCCTGGGGTACAACACGCTGGTCCGACTCTTTCTCCGGTCGGACCTCCGCGACCACCAGTGCGGCTTCAAGTCGTTCTCGCGGGCCGCGTTCGAGTCGCTTTCCGACGACGTCGAGGACGAGCACTGGTTCTGGGACACCGAGATGCTCGTCCGCGCCCAGCGGGCGGGCTACCGCGTCAGGGAGTTCCCCGTCGACTGGGAGCCCAAGGGCGACACGAAAGTCGACCTCGTCCGGGACGTGTTCGGCATGGGCAGCCAGATCGTCCGGACGTGGTGGCAGCTGTCGGTCGACCCGCGGATCGACCGCAGGGTGAGCATGACCGCCGGGTCGCTGCTCGTGATCGCCGCGCTGGTGCTGGCGGTCACGGTCGTGTTCGACGTCTCCGCGGTCTTCGAGTCGATAGCGGCGGCCGACCGCCAGCTAGTCGCGCTCTCGGGGGTCGTCTACCTCCTCTCGTGGCCGCTGCGCGGCCTGCGCTATCGGGACATCCTCGATCGGCTCGGCCACGACAGCGACACGTGGTTCCTGACGGGGGCCATCTTCATCAGCCAGACCGGGAACCTCGTCTTCCCCGCCCGGCTGGGCGACGGGGTCCGCGCGTACGTCGTCAAGGCCAGGCGCTCGATCCCGTACCCGACGGGCTTCGCGTCGCTGGCCATCGAGCGCGTGTTCGACCTGCTCGCGATCACGGTGCTGGCCGGCAGCGTCCTGGTCGGTCTGGTGGCGACCGGCGGGACCGAACAGATCGCCGAGGCCATCGCGGCCGACGTGCCGCCCGTCGACGTCGGCGGCGAGACGCTCCGCCCGAAAGCGGCCGCGATGACCGCCATGCGGGTGGCCGCCGCCGTCGGCGCGGTGGCGGTCCTGGCCGTCGGCGTCATCGTCGTCAACGCGCGCCGCGACGGGAACCTCGTCCGGCAGGCGGTCACGGCGCTGAGCAGCGACTCCTACGCCGACTACGTCGCCGGGGTGATCGAGCAGTTCGTCGGCGACGTCGAGCGGGTCGTCAGCGACCGCGGGGCCTTCCTCCGGGTCGGCGTCGGCAGCCTCGTCATCTGGGTCGTCGACGTCCTGACGGCGCTGGTCGTCTTCGCGGCCTTCCCCGGATCGGAGACGGCGATGACGGCGTCGCTGGTCGCGGCCGCCTTCTTCGCCGTCAGTGTCGGCAACCTCGCGAAGGTCCTCCCGCTCTCGCCGGGCGGGATCGGCCTCTACGAGGGCGCGTTCACGCTCATCGTCGTCGGGCTCACCCCGATCTCCGCGCCGGTCGCGATCGCCATCTCGATCGTCGACCACGCCGTCAAGAACGCCGTGACGATCCTGGGCGGCGTGGCCTCGATGGCCTGGCTCAACGTCTCGCTGACGACGGCCGTCGAGGAGAGCCGCGAGGCGGGCGACGTCGAGGCGGCGACGGCTGCCGAGGACTGA